The Microbacterium maritypicum genome contains a region encoding:
- a CDS encoding TetR/AcrR family transcriptional regulator codes for MTAPNPPRRRDALANREALLRAAQSVLASNPTASLDAIAQAAGLTRRAVYGHFADRDTLLREVIAAGAQRFNAIAETTDESDPRVTLARMATRLWREASAVRASANIALDDAHLTDTVLALAPLRHRIRDLTRAGVDSGAFRGDMPAELLAFLIEETARATLRELRLTTADADSTVVRVVLSIVGLSWREQAELISAHPEIFAQD; via the coding sequence GTGACCGCACCGAATCCGCCGCGTCGACGCGACGCCCTGGCCAACCGCGAGGCCCTGCTGCGCGCGGCGCAGTCGGTGCTCGCGAGCAACCCCACGGCGTCGCTCGACGCGATCGCCCAGGCCGCAGGTCTCACCCGCCGAGCCGTCTACGGCCACTTCGCCGACCGCGACACCCTGCTGCGGGAGGTGATCGCCGCGGGTGCTCAGCGCTTCAACGCGATCGCCGAGACCACCGACGAGTCCGACCCCCGGGTGACCCTGGCACGGATGGCGACGCGTCTGTGGCGGGAGGCCTCCGCTGTGCGCGCATCGGCCAACATCGCCCTCGACGACGCACATCTGACCGACACCGTGCTCGCCCTCGCGCCGCTGCGTCACCGCATCCGCGATCTGACCCGGGCCGGTGTCGACTCCGGGGCGTTCCGCGGCGATATGCCCGCCGAGCTGCTCGCCTTCCTCATCGAGGAGACGGCGCGAGCCACGCTGCGCGAGCTGCGGCTCACCACTGCCGACGCCGACTCGACCGTCGTGCGCGTCGTGCTCAGCATCGTGGGGCTCTCGTGGAGGGAGCAGGCCGAGCTCATCAGCGCGCACCCCGAAATCTTCGCCCAGGACTGA
- a CDS encoding YhgE/Pip domain-containing protein, whose translation MKDILHLTLRDVRHATQNVMACIVLFGLVVIPSLFTWFNVIASWDPFANTKDLKIAVASTDAGYESDLVPIRVNVGEQVLSQLRGNDQLDWVITDEHDAIDGTKSGEYYAAIVLPETFSADMLTFYADGGDRTHIALYTNEKKNALAPKITGQGAEGVSSEISDTFAQTLGDVALGLVSSLSDYLTDEDTQAALTRVEARLGSVGDQLRSGAHTADTFTALLEGSRPLLDSASALVDTAGDAFTDTSGALGSGVDAANTLKSTLQTAAQSLADALAATSNSYDAVGQRIDELYAAGDTLSGAQVQAITTIAERVQQQADQYAALKNTLETEVGPNLPESAQSDFDALISRLDEAIARQQALQDRLQTAATDIAAGNDAAQSSHQEISAAIAEAKKALADARSTYDNGLKAQLSSLSTTLSQIGSDVSAIRSDLSGITSGLSGASDSVLSTLSRAQEATTQLSASLNTMADRFDAVQQSIAKAADTGDLSELTGADPGVLATSLAEPVRLDRTAVFPVAGFGAAMAPLYMILALWVGALLMTVTIRVDVNAETLPDRPELTPTQKYLGRYGIFGLVGLAQSTLLTLGLILFVQVEPAHPLLLILAGWAISTVFTLIVYTAVVAFGNAGKALSVLLLVIQISGSGGAYPLQLLPDWFQSISPFLPATYAVNMVRSAIAGVYQADFWWALGALALFIIPALLLGLVLRRPLMTYNRKLVEALASTKLMS comes from the coding sequence GTGAAGGACATCCTGCACCTGACACTGCGCGACGTTCGTCACGCCACCCAGAACGTGATGGCATGCATCGTCCTTTTCGGTCTCGTCGTCATCCCCTCCCTGTTCACCTGGTTCAACGTGATCGCCAGTTGGGATCCGTTCGCGAACACGAAGGACCTGAAGATCGCGGTCGCGAGCACCGATGCCGGCTACGAGAGCGACCTCGTCCCGATCCGCGTGAACGTCGGGGAGCAGGTTCTCTCTCAGCTCCGCGGGAACGACCAGCTCGACTGGGTCATCACCGATGAGCACGACGCGATCGACGGGACGAAGTCGGGCGAGTACTACGCCGCGATCGTGCTGCCCGAAACCTTCAGCGCGGACATGCTGACCTTCTACGCCGATGGGGGCGACCGCACGCACATCGCGCTCTACACGAACGAGAAGAAGAACGCGCTGGCGCCGAAGATCACCGGACAGGGCGCGGAAGGGGTGTCGTCCGAGATCAGCGACACGTTCGCCCAGACGCTCGGCGACGTCGCGCTCGGCCTCGTCTCGTCGTTGTCGGACTACCTCACGGATGAGGACACGCAGGCAGCACTCACCCGGGTCGAGGCGCGCCTGGGGAGTGTGGGCGATCAGCTGCGCTCCGGTGCGCACACGGCCGACACCTTCACGGCTCTGCTAGAGGGGAGCCGGCCGCTGCTCGACAGCGCCTCGGCCCTGGTCGACACGGCCGGCGACGCGTTCACGGACACCTCGGGCGCGCTCGGCAGCGGGGTGGACGCGGCGAACACGCTGAAGTCCACTCTGCAGACGGCGGCACAGTCGCTCGCCGATGCCCTCGCGGCGACCTCGAACAGCTACGACGCCGTGGGACAGCGCATCGATGAGCTGTACGCCGCGGGCGACACTCTCAGCGGCGCCCAGGTGCAGGCGATCACCACAATCGCCGAGCGTGTGCAGCAGCAGGCCGATCAGTACGCGGCGCTCAAGAACACGCTGGAGACCGAGGTCGGACCGAACCTGCCGGAATCCGCGCAATCCGACTTCGACGCCCTGATCAGCCGACTCGACGAGGCGATCGCGCGGCAGCAGGCTCTGCAGGATCGCCTCCAGACGGCGGCGACCGACATCGCCGCCGGCAACGACGCGGCGCAGAGCTCCCACCAGGAGATCTCCGCCGCCATCGCCGAGGCCAAGAAGGCGCTCGCCGACGCACGGAGCACCTACGACAACGGCCTGAAGGCGCAGCTGAGTTCACTGTCGACGACTCTCTCCCAGATCGGGTCCGATGTCTCGGCGATCCGCTCCGACCTGTCCGGCATCACCTCGGGCCTGTCCGGTGCCTCCGATTCCGTGCTGTCCACGCTGTCGCGCGCTCAGGAGGCCACGACGCAGCTGTCGGCATCGCTGAACACGATGGCCGACAGGTTCGACGCCGTCCAGCAGTCGATCGCGAAGGCCGCCGACACCGGCGACCTCAGCGAACTGACCGGCGCCGACCCCGGTGTGCTCGCCACGTCTCTCGCCGAGCCGGTGCGCCTCGACCGCACCGCGGTCTTCCCCGTGGCGGGATTCGGTGCGGCCATGGCGCCGCTGTACATGATCCTCGCCCTCTGGGTGGGCGCGCTTCTGATGACCGTGACGATCCGCGTGGATGTGAACGCCGAGACGCTTCCCGATCGCCCTGAACTCACGCCGACGCAGAAGTACCTCGGCCGCTACGGCATCTTCGGTCTGGTCGGTCTCGCACAGAGCACGTTGCTGACCCTCGGGCTGATCCTCTTCGTCCAGGTCGAACCCGCGCATCCGCTTCTGCTGATCCTGGCGGGGTGGGCGATCTCGACCGTGTTCACACTCATCGTGTACACCGCGGTGGTCGCTTTCGGCAATGCGGGCAAGGCGCTCTCGGTACTGCTCCTGGTGATCCAGATCTCGGGCTCGGGCGGCGCGTACCCGCTGCAGCTGCTGCCCGACTGGTTCCAGAGCATCAGCCCGTTCCTTCCCGCGACCTACGCGGTGAACATGGTGAGGTCGGCGATCGCCGGCGTCTATCAGGCCGACTTCTGGTGGGCGCTGGGTGCCCTCGCGCTGTTCATCATCCCGGCACTGCTCCTCGGGCTCGTGCTGCGGCGCCCCCTGATGACGTACAACCGCAAGCTGGTCGAAGCCCTCGCCTCGACCAAGCTGATGTCCTGA